A single genomic interval of Hafnia alvei harbors:
- the mrdA gene encoding peptidoglycan DD-transpeptidase MrdA: MKIDRNPFRDYSAESALFIRRALVAFLGILILSGVLVFNLYHLQILRFEDYKTRSNENRIKLVPIAPSRGMIYDRNGTPLAFNRTIYQLEVMPEKVDDLKAELDALRSIVDLTDEDLDNFQKERKRSRRFTSIPVKTALNEVQVARFAVNQFRFPGFEVKGYQRRFYPYGSALTHVIGYVSKINDKDVERLDKDGKLANYAATHDIGKLGIERYYEDVLHGKTGYEEVEVNNRGRVIRQLHEQPPQAGKDIYLTLDLNLQRYLEQLLAGSRAAVVVSDPRTGGILAMVSNPSYDPNLFVDGISSKEYQRLLNDPNRPLINRATQGLYPPASTVKPYIAVSALSAGVITKNYSLFDPGWWQLPGSEKRFRDWKKWGHGRLNVTKALEESADTFFYQVAYDMGIDRLSEWLSKFGYGQYTGIDLSEERSGLMPTREWKQKRYKKPWYQGDTIPVGIGQGYWTATPIQMSKALNTLINDGNMKVPHLLNSTRINGQLVPYKQQDAVQIGDIHSGYWEIAKDGMYGVANRANGTAHKYFANAPYKIAAKSGTAQVFGYETYNAHTLAEHLRDHKLMTAFAPYDNPQVSVAIILENGGAGPAVGTIVRQILDHIMLGDNNTTLPSENAPPPGVEGD, from the coding sequence ATGAAAATAGACCGCAACCCTTTTCGTGATTATTCAGCAGAGTCCGCCCTGTTTATACGCCGTGCTCTCGTTGCATTTCTCGGCATATTGATTCTGTCTGGCGTCTTGGTCTTTAATCTGTACCATCTTCAGATCCTGCGCTTTGAAGATTATAAAACCCGTTCCAACGAGAACCGAATCAAACTGGTGCCGATTGCACCTAGCCGCGGCATGATCTATGACCGAAACGGCACTCCTCTTGCGTTTAACCGCACAATTTATCAGCTTGAAGTGATGCCAGAGAAAGTCGATGACTTGAAGGCAGAACTTGATGCTTTACGTTCTATCGTCGATCTTACCGACGAGGATCTCGATAACTTCCAGAAAGAGCGCAAACGCTCGCGTCGTTTTACCTCAATACCGGTGAAAACAGCGCTTAATGAAGTTCAGGTTGCGCGCTTTGCCGTCAACCAATTCCGCTTCCCTGGATTTGAAGTCAAAGGCTACCAGCGCCGCTTCTACCCTTATGGCTCAGCCCTCACCCACGTAATCGGCTACGTATCTAAAATCAATGACAAAGATGTCGAACGTTTAGATAAAGATGGCAAGCTGGCCAACTACGCTGCAACCCATGACATCGGAAAACTAGGCATTGAACGCTATTACGAAGACGTTTTACATGGCAAAACGGGCTATGAAGAAGTTGAAGTTAACAACCGTGGGCGCGTGATCCGCCAATTGCACGAACAGCCACCGCAGGCGGGTAAAGATATTTATCTGACGCTGGATCTGAATCTGCAACGTTACCTTGAACAGCTGCTTGCCGGTAGCCGCGCCGCCGTGGTCGTCAGCGATCCTCGCACAGGTGGGATTCTGGCGATGGTGTCAAACCCAAGCTACGACCCAAACCTGTTCGTGGACGGAATATCCAGCAAGGAATATCAGCGTTTACTGAATGATCCAAACCGCCCGCTGATAAACCGTGCCACGCAAGGCCTCTATCCGCCGGCCTCAACCGTTAAGCCGTATATCGCCGTTTCAGCGCTTAGCGCAGGCGTCATTACCAAAAACTACAGCCTGTTCGATCCCGGCTGGTGGCAGCTACCTGGCTCAGAGAAACGCTTCCGTGACTGGAAAAAATGGGGCCATGGCCGTCTGAATGTCACCAAAGCGCTAGAAGAATCTGCGGATACCTTCTTCTATCAGGTTGCCTACGATATGGGCATCGACCGTCTGTCTGAGTGGCTGAGCAAATTCGGCTACGGACAATACACCGGTATCGATCTGTCAGAAGAGCGTTCAGGCCTGATGCCAACGCGCGAATGGAAGCAAAAACGTTATAAAAAACCGTGGTATCAGGGTGATACCATTCCTGTCGGCATCGGTCAGGGCTATTGGACGGCAACGCCAATCCAAATGTCCAAAGCGTTAAACACGCTGATCAACGACGGGAATATGAAAGTTCCTCACCTGCTGAACAGCACGCGTATCAACGGACAATTGGTACCGTACAAACAGCAGGATGCAGTACAGATTGGTGATATACATTCCGGTTATTGGGAAATAGCCAAAGATGGAATGTATGGCGTCGCCAATCGCGCCAACGGAACGGCACATAAGTATTTCGCCAATGCACCGTACAAGATTGCCGCTAAATCAGGTACCGCGCAGGTCTTTGGATATGAGACCTACAACGCCCACACCTTAGCCGAGCACTTGCGCGATCATAAACTGATGACGGCGTTTGCGCCGTACGACAACCCGCAGGTATCAGTAGCCATCATTCTTGAGAATGGTGGCGCAGGGCCGGCCGTCGGGACTATCGTGCGTCAGATCCTCGACCACATCATGTTAGGCGATAACAATACGACGCTCCCAAGTGAAAACGCGCCGCCTCCGGGCGTTGAAGGCGACTGA
- the nadD gene encoding nicotinate-nucleotide adenylyltransferase: MPNEHLQAAAKHRLTALFGGTFDPIHYGHLKPVTAMAQEVGLQNVTLLPNHVPPHRPQPEANAQQRLAMVELAIAGNPLFSVDERELHRTTPSYTIDTLIEVRQERGAAAPLAFIIGQDSLLTLHKWHRWEEILHYCHLLVCARPGYSDRLDTPELQNWLEQHRVYGAAQLSQQPHGCIYLADTPLLAISATDIRQRRHQGISCDDLLPRAVQRYIELQGLYR; this comes from the coding sequence ATGCCGAATGAACACCTTCAGGCTGCCGCTAAACATCGCTTAACCGCGCTCTTTGGCGGTACTTTTGATCCCATTCATTATGGGCATCTTAAGCCGGTCACCGCGATGGCGCAGGAAGTTGGCCTGCAGAATGTCACTCTATTGCCCAACCATGTTCCTCCGCATCGTCCTCAGCCAGAGGCCAATGCGCAGCAACGTCTAGCGATGGTTGAGCTGGCTATCGCTGGCAATCCGCTATTTTCGGTTGATGAACGGGAGCTGCACCGCACTACGCCCTCCTACACCATTGATACGTTGATTGAAGTTCGCCAAGAGCGAGGTGCGGCGGCACCGTTGGCCTTTATCATCGGCCAAGACTCGTTGTTGACGCTGCATAAATGGCATCGTTGGGAAGAGATCCTGCATTACTGCCACTTGCTGGTATGTGCGCGTCCGGGATATTCCGATCGTCTAGATACGCCTGAGCTGCAAAACTGGCTCGAGCAACATCGCGTTTATGGTGCTGCACAACTCAGTCAGCAACCCCATGGCTGTATCTATCTCGCTGATACGCCTCTACTTGCTATATCAGCTACTGATATTCGCCAGCGTCGTCATCAAGGCATCAGCTGTGATGACCTTCTCCCGCGTGCGGTTCAACGCTATATCGAATTACAGGGGCTGTACCGTTAG
- the rlmH gene encoding 23S rRNA (pseudouridine(1915)-N(3))-methyltransferase RlmH yields MKLQLVAVGTKMPDWVQTGFTDYLKRFPKDMPFELIEVPAGKRGKNADIKRILEKEGEMMLAAVGKGNRIVTLDIPGKPWDTPELASQLERWKQDGRDVSLLIGGPEGLAPACKAAAEQSWSLSTLTMPHPLVRVLVAESLYRAWSITTNHPYHRE; encoded by the coding sequence GTGAAGCTGCAACTGGTCGCCGTGGGTACCAAAATGCCAGACTGGGTACAAACGGGATTTACCGACTACCTCAAACGTTTTCCTAAGGATATGCCGTTCGAACTGATTGAAGTTCCGGCAGGGAAACGCGGTAAAAATGCCGACATCAAACGCATTCTGGAAAAAGAAGGCGAGATGATGTTAGCCGCCGTGGGTAAAGGTAATCGTATCGTCACGCTCGATATTCCTGGAAAACCGTGGGATACGCCAGAGCTTGCTTCGCAGCTAGAACGCTGGAAGCAAGATGGACGTGATGTTAGCCTTCTCATCGGCGGTCCTGAGGGATTAGCACCGGCATGTAAGGCTGCTGCCGAGCAAAGTTGGTCGCTATCCACGCTGACGATGCCGCATCCACTGGTGCGCGTTCTGGTTGCAGAAAGCCTGTATCGCGCATGGAGCATCACGACGAACCATCCGTATCATCGTGAATAG
- the rsfS gene encoding ribosome silencing factor, producing the protein MQGKALQEFIIDKIDDLKAQDIVAIDVAGKSSITDCMIVCTGTSSRHVHSIATHVVQEARMAGLLPPRIEGENGAEWIVVDLGDVIVHVLQEESRRLYELEKLWS; encoded by the coding sequence TTGCAAGGTAAAGCGCTCCAAGAATTTATTATTGATAAAATTGATGATTTGAAGGCTCAGGATATCGTCGCTATTGATGTCGCTGGCAAATCAAGCATCACTGACTGCATGATCGTATGCACCGGTACTTCTAGCCGCCATGTGCACTCTATTGCTACTCACGTAGTACAAGAAGCGCGTATGGCTGGCCTATTGCCTCCGCGTATCGAAGGCGAAAACGGCGCCGAGTGGATCGTGGTCGATCTGGGCGACGTGATTGTTCACGTTTTACAGGAAGAAAGTCGTCGCCTGTACGAACTGGAAAAGCTCTGGAGTTAA